A stretch of Enterobacter cloacae complex sp. ECNIH7 DNA encodes these proteins:
- a CDS encoding alpha,alpha-trehalase, protein MIRPRTLRPAFLPLALGGALLGVTTFGYADDSPAAQTTSPDILLGPLFNDVQSAKLFPDQKTFADAVPKSDPLMILADYRMQHTQSSFDLRHFVEMNFTLPAEGEKYVPPAGQSLREHIDDLWPVLTRTTDKASNKWDSLLPLPKPYVVPGGRFREVYYWDSYFTMLGLAESDHWDKISDMVDNFAYEIDTFGHIPNGNRSYYLSRSQPPFFSMMVELLATHDSDALKKYRPQMEKEYAYWMDGVDALQPGQANKRVVKLDDGAILNRYWDDRDTPRPESWLDDVNTAKSNPNRPATEIYRDLRSAAASGWDFSSRWMDDPQKLGTIRTTSIVPVDLNALMFKMEKLLARASQESGDAASASKYEAQATARQKAIESHLWNDKEGWYADYDLKSKKVRNQLTAAALFPLYVKAAAQDRADKVAAATSSRLLKPGGIATTTVNSGQQWDAPNGWAPLQWVAAEGLQNYGQEKVSMDVTWRFLKNVQHTYDREKKLVEKYDVSTTGTGGGGGEYPLQDGFGWSNGVTLKMLDRVCPKAKPCDSVPENQPAANDEAAPVKAAAQ, encoded by the coding sequence ATGATAAGACCTCGTACACTACGCCCCGCATTCTTGCCCCTTGCGTTAGGAGGCGCGCTGCTCGGCGTCACGACTTTCGGTTATGCCGACGATAGCCCCGCAGCCCAGACAACCTCACCCGATATTTTGCTGGGCCCTCTGTTTAACGATGTGCAAAGCGCCAAACTGTTTCCCGATCAGAAAACCTTCGCGGATGCCGTGCCCAAAAGCGACCCGCTAATGATTCTGGCGGATTACCGGATGCAGCACACGCAGTCCAGCTTTGACTTACGCCACTTTGTCGAGATGAACTTTACGCTCCCTGCGGAAGGGGAAAAATATGTTCCGCCTGCTGGACAAAGTTTACGTGAGCACATCGACGATCTCTGGCCCGTGCTGACGCGCACCACGGATAAAGCCAGCAACAAATGGGATTCCCTGCTGCCGTTACCCAAACCTTACGTTGTGCCCGGTGGACGTTTCCGCGAGGTCTACTACTGGGACAGCTATTTCACCATGCTGGGCCTGGCAGAGAGCGATCACTGGGACAAAATCAGCGACATGGTGGATAACTTTGCGTATGAGATTGATACCTTCGGCCACATTCCCAACGGCAACCGCAGCTATTACCTGAGCCGCTCCCAGCCGCCGTTTTTCTCAATGATGGTTGAACTGCTGGCGACCCACGACAGCGATGCGCTGAAGAAGTACCGCCCGCAGATGGAGAAAGAGTATGCCTACTGGATGGACGGCGTCGACGCCCTTCAGCCGGGGCAGGCTAACAAACGCGTGGTGAAACTGGACGACGGCGCTATCCTCAACCGCTACTGGGACGACCGCGACACCCCGCGCCCGGAGTCCTGGCTTGACGACGTGAATACCGCCAAAAGTAACCCTAACCGGCCTGCGACCGAGATCTACCGTGATTTGCGTTCCGCTGCGGCCTCGGGCTGGGACTTTAGCTCCCGCTGGATGGACGATCCGCAAAAGCTCGGCACCATCCGAACCACCAGCATTGTCCCCGTGGACCTGAACGCCCTGATGTTCAAGATGGAAAAACTGCTGGCGCGGGCAAGCCAGGAGAGTGGCGACGCCGCCAGCGCAAGCAAATACGAGGCGCAGGCGACGGCGCGTCAGAAAGCCATCGAGAGCCACCTGTGGAATGATAAAGAGGGCTGGTACGCGGATTACGATCTGAAAAGCAAGAAGGTACGCAATCAGCTCACGGCAGCAGCCCTGTTCCCGCTTTACGTGAAGGCGGCGGCGCAGGATCGGGCCGATAAAGTCGCCGCGGCAACTTCATCGCGCCTGTTGAAGCCGGGCGGTATTGCGACCACCACCGTCAATAGCGGCCAGCAGTGGGATGCGCCAAACGGCTGGGCCCCGCTGCAGTGGGTGGCCGCGGAAGGGCTGCAGAATTACGGACAGGAGAAGGTCTCAATGGACGTGACCTGGCGCTTCCTGAAGAACGTTCAGCATACTTACGACCGCGAAAAGAAACTGGTCGAGAAGTATGACGTGTCGACAACCGGTACGGGCGGCGGCGGCGGTGAGTATCCGCTGCAGGACGGCTTCGGCTGGAGCAACGGCGTGACGCTGAAAATGCTGGATCGGGTCTGTCCGAAAGCAAAACCGTGCGACAGCGTGCCGGAGAATCAGCCTGCGGCGAATGATGAGGCTGCGCCGGTGAAAGCTGCTGCACAGTGA
- a CDS encoding GlsB/YeaQ/YmgE family stress response membrane protein, with protein sequence MGIIAWIIFGLIAGAIAKLIMPGNDGGGFILTCVLGVVGAVVGGWLATMFGFGGNISGFDLHSFLVAVVGAIVVLGIFRLLRRA encoded by the coding sequence ATGGGTATCATCGCCTGGATTATCTTTGGTCTTATTGCTGGCGCTATCGCTAAACTGATCATGCCGGGAAACGATGGCGGCGGCTTTATTTTGACCTGTGTACTCGGGGTCGTTGGTGCGGTTGTGGGCGGCTGGCTGGCGACGATGTTTGGCTTTGGAGGCAACATAAGTGGTTTCGACCTGCACAGTTTTCTGGTCGCTGTCGTGGGTGCCATTGTGGTGCTGGGCATATTCAGGTTACTGCGACGAGCATAA
- a CDS encoding TonB-dependent siderophore receptor codes for MNTSRFTLCALAGAVTLALQVPAFAEESTIVVTGSEQGSALPAWTNSATKSAVAESKTPQVITTLSAPEIEKRHANSVNEILRYAPGVSTEVRGNTSYMSEYKIRGFTVDQEFYNGLQLPYNVTGNTKARIDPLLIDSVDILKGPSSVLYGGGSPGGLVNIQSKKPQREARTEIGVNTGNRNLKEGYLDSTGQIADSDWNYRLLGKATENDDQPHTTRYENYLVAPSVTWQPDSKTRLTLDALAQNTPSLTPSNPLPLAYLRSKYAGKRDYAGDEWSGFKQRQWMLGYSFEHEFDSGWGFNQKARYFDVDTHQRSVYATGTGSEVYQLNRFAYTTDEDLKSFNIDNQVTKTVALGEWKHHLLAGFDYQKLNSHFHYRYASATPGIDMRYPDYSQIQESALGLYTAQKNRLSYQQNGYYLQDQVEFGGLNLLGSLRYDDYRSVTTNYLQNGDKAWVSQDRVTKRLGALYAFDNGLSPFISYSEGFAPVSPQGTLVAKDVKPTTSKQVEGGVKYLLADYATTFTASVFNIRQKNVVTSDPGFLNYRQTGEVESKGAELSAISRPTDNLTLIANYAYTHAINREDDKYKGKRPTQVPENAFNLWGDYTFENTPLKGLMLGAGARYTGPMEISPANDAGKLGGTTQYDLAASYRMGEILPSLAGLTLKASAQNITNKETLTCYDATNCWIGRDRTYQLGASYSF; via the coding sequence ATGAATACCTCACGTTTTACGCTTTGCGCCCTGGCAGGGGCCGTCACGCTGGCATTGCAGGTCCCGGCGTTCGCCGAAGAATCCACCATCGTCGTCACAGGTTCAGAGCAGGGCAGCGCGCTGCCGGCCTGGACGAACAGCGCCACGAAATCGGCCGTTGCCGAAAGTAAAACGCCGCAGGTCATCACGACCCTCTCTGCGCCGGAAATTGAAAAGCGTCACGCGAATTCGGTGAATGAAATCCTGCGCTATGCCCCGGGCGTCTCAACCGAGGTGCGGGGAAATACCTCCTACATGAGCGAATATAAAATTCGTGGCTTTACCGTTGACCAGGAGTTCTACAACGGGCTGCAGCTGCCCTATAACGTCACCGGCAATACCAAAGCGCGCATCGATCCGCTGCTGATCGACAGCGTTGATATCCTGAAAGGCCCCTCATCGGTCCTTTACGGCGGCGGTTCGCCGGGTGGGCTGGTGAATATTCAAAGTAAAAAACCGCAGCGGGAAGCGCGGACGGAGATCGGCGTTAATACCGGAAACCGTAATCTGAAAGAGGGCTATCTCGATTCAACCGGGCAGATTGCCGACAGCGACTGGAACTACCGTCTGCTGGGCAAAGCCACGGAAAACGACGATCAGCCGCACACCACCCGGTATGAAAACTACCTGGTTGCTCCGTCCGTCACCTGGCAGCCGGACAGCAAAACCCGACTCACCCTGGACGCGCTGGCGCAAAACACCCCGAGCCTGACGCCGTCTAACCCGCTGCCGCTCGCCTACCTGCGCTCGAAATATGCGGGCAAGCGCGATTACGCCGGAGATGAGTGGAGCGGGTTTAAGCAGCGTCAGTGGATGCTGGGCTACAGCTTTGAACATGAGTTTGACAGCGGCTGGGGCTTTAACCAGAAGGCGCGCTATTTCGACGTCGATACCCACCAGCGCAGCGTCTACGCGACAGGGACGGGAAGCGAGGTGTATCAGCTCAACCGCTTTGCCTACACCACCGATGAAGACCTTAAGAGCTTCAACATCGACAACCAGGTGACCAAAACCGTTGCGCTGGGCGAGTGGAAACACCATCTGCTGGCCGGGTTTGACTATCAGAAGCTGAACTCCCATTTCCACTATCGCTACGCGTCGGCCACGCCGGGTATCGATATGCGGTATCCTGACTATTCGCAGATCCAGGAAAGCGCGCTGGGGCTCTATACCGCCCAGAAAAACCGTCTCAGCTACCAGCAAAACGGTTACTACCTGCAGGATCAGGTTGAATTTGGCGGCCTCAACCTGCTGGGCAGCCTGCGCTACGACGATTACCGCTCCGTCACCACCAACTACCTGCAAAACGGTGATAAAGCCTGGGTGTCGCAGGATCGCGTCACCAAACGCCTGGGCGCGCTTTACGCCTTCGATAACGGTCTGTCGCCGTTTATCAGCTATTCAGAAGGTTTTGCGCCGGTATCACCGCAGGGCACGCTCGTGGCGAAAGACGTCAAACCGACCACCAGCAAGCAGGTGGAGGGCGGGGTGAAATATCTGCTGGCCGACTACGCCACCACCTTTACCGCCTCGGTGTTTAACATCCGGCAGAAAAATGTCGTCACCTCCGATCCGGGCTTCCTGAACTATCGTCAGACCGGGGAAGTGGAATCCAAAGGGGCAGAGCTGTCCGCCATCAGCCGTCCGACGGACAACCTGACGCTGATTGCCAACTATGCGTACACCCACGCGATAAACCGGGAAGATGACAAGTACAAAGGTAAACGTCCAACGCAGGTCCCGGAGAATGCCTTCAACCTCTGGGGGGATTACACCTTTGAAAATACGCCGCTGAAAGGACTGATGCTGGGAGCGGGCGCACGCTACACCGGGCCGATGGAAATCTCTCCGGCAAACGATGCGGGAAAACTGGGCGGCACTACGCAGTACGATCTGGCGGCCTCGTACCGGATGGGCGAAATCCTGCCCTCGCTGGCAGGGTTAACGCTCAAAGCCAGCGCGCAGAATATCACCAACAAAGAGACGCTGACCTGCTACGACGCGACCAACTGCTGGATTGGACGTGACAGGACGTATCAGTTAGGGGCGAGTTATAGTTTCTAA